ACCTTCTATGGTAGCTTCTCCCAGGCCATTTCCGACGCAATTGCTTGCGTCGCGACCCTTTTGTCCTATGCACAAGAACCTCCTTATGCCTCAAAGGAGCAACGCCTTTCCCTCCAAGTTCAAGCACTTTGTCATGGAAGCGCTCCTGAGCATCAAATTCAGTATCTGCTACTATGCTCTTCCCTTTTACCCATGACCCAAGCAACTTATCAAGGTCATCTAAGCCATTCCTCCTAGGATAAGCATAGATAACAGCGTCTATAATCCTTAAGCTTCGAGTTCCTGTTGCTATAGTGACCTTCCTATTCGGCTCCCTTTCCAGCACCCTCTTTGTGCGCTTACAGTATGCTACGCTGGGCCTGCTGATCTGGAAATGGGTAGGGTCAAGTGCTATGCACTTGTCTCTGCCGCCTTTGCCGCTTAGCTGGACAAGCTTGCGGTAAAAGCGTGGCGGAATGCGTCGCCATGCACGCCACAGCGTCGAAGAATCAGGAAAGGTTTTAAGCCTGAGACTTAGCGGAGGGCAAGACTCCACAAGCCTCCTAAATCGCTTGTAGCTCTTGTCTGCCATGCAAAACAGGACATAGAGAACAAGTATCAAGTGCACATCATATCTTTCGTTCTTGGTCTTGCTCCAGTGCTTTGGCACGTCGTGGTTTCTTAGGAACTTGAATGTCTTAGCAACAACTTTATTAAGGTCTACATCATATGTTCTCTTTCGCATTGTGGGGTCTCCACCACCCCCATCTATCCATTAGATGGGGGCTGAAGCCCCCTTAAATCTTTCTAATTGTGAGTTAACTTGCAATCGAGCCCATCCTCCTCAACCTTTAAATATCCCCACTAATCCCTCTTTTTAATGGACAAAATCTTTTTGACAGGAGGGGCGGGATTTATAGGATATCACATTGTGAAGCAGCTCCTCAAGAGAGGAGACAGCATCGTTATCTATGATGCGTTCCAGAACTTTGCAGACCCGCGCAAGAGCAAATATGCAAAATACCTTGATTTTCGTCTTAAGGATCTGGGAAATCAGGCAACCATTATCCGTGGCGATATCAGAAACAACGGCCTTCTTGTACGCTCGTTGAAAGAACATAAGCCGAACATCGTTGTCCATCTGGCAGCCCTTCCCATAGCTCCCGTATCTGACAAGCTCTCTGAAGACGCAATGACCATCAATCTGCAGGGAACCGTAAATGTCCTTGAGGCGATGCGTGAATCTCCTTTTGTAAGACGATTCATCTATGCATCTTCAAGCATGGTCTATGGGGATTTCCAATACACTCCTGCCGATGAAAGTCACCCGAAAGCCCCCACGGGAGTCTATGGAGCGACAAAAAAATGCGGAGAGCTTCTCACAAGAGTATTCTCAAAACAGCTCGGATTTGATCACACGATTATACGCCCCTCTGCAGTCTATGGGCCAACAGACGCAAATAACCGGGTATCCCAGCTTTTTGTTGACGCAGCACTCGAAGGAAGGCCTCTGATACTCCATGGCGGCGGCGCATCTAAACTCGACTTTTCTTATGTTGAAGATGTCGCTGAAGGGTTCATACTCGCCATGAAATCGGAAAAGGCAGCAAACCAGACATTCAATATCACTGCAGGCCAAGGCAGGAGCATCAGGGAATACGCAGAAATTGTGAAAAAGCACGTTCCTGAAGCAAGGACAGAGGAAAGGCCGGCAGACTTCTCGAGCCCGGAGCGTGGAGCATTGGGCATCTCGAAGGCAAGGAGTCTGTTAGGCTATGATCCAAAATACTCTATCGAAATAGGCATAAAGAAATATATAGATTTTATAAGGAAAATTGAACGAAAAGAAGCTTTTTAAATCGACCTGATTTACCCAATTAAACTCAGAATCCAGAAAATAAAGGATCTTGTCATAGGAAAATTTTTAGTGAAAAGGAAAAATAATCTGAAGGACGCCTTGGACAGTGAAAAATACGTCAAAGATTAACCCGTAT
The DNA window shown above is from Candidatus Nanoarchaeia archaeon and carries:
- a CDS encoding NAD-dependent epimerase/dehydratase family protein, with amino-acid sequence MDKIFLTGGAGFIGYHIVKQLLKRGDSIVIYDAFQNFADPRKSKYAKYLDFRLKDLGNQATIIRGDIRNNGLLVRSLKEHKPNIVVHLAALPIAPVSDKLSEDAMTINLQGTVNVLEAMRESPFVRRFIYASSSMVYGDFQYTPADESHPKAPTGVYGATKKCGELLTRVFSKQLGFDHTIIRPSAVYGPTDANNRVSQLFVDAALEGRPLILHGGGASKLDFSYVEDVAEGFILAMKSEKAANQTFNITAGQGRSIREYAEIVKKHVPEARTEERPADFSSPERGALGISKARSLLGYDPKYSIEIGIKKYIDFIRKIERKEAF